In the genome of Leeuwenhoekiella sp. MAR_2009_132, one region contains:
- the rpsU gene encoding 30S ribosomal protein S21: MLIIPVKDGENIDRALKRFKRKFDRTGTMRKLRDRQAFTKPSVSRRREIQKASYIQGLRDQENI; the protein is encoded by the coding sequence ATGTTAATTATACCAGTAAAAGACGGAGAAAATATCGATAGAGCGCTGAAGCGTTTTAAAAGAAAATTTGATAGAACGGGAACAATGCGTAAGCTGCGTGATCGTCAAGCTTTCACTAAGCCTTCTGTTTCTAGAAGACGTGAGATTCAAAAAGCTTCTTATATTCAAGGACTTCGCGATCAAGAGAATATTTAA
- a CDS encoding HPF/RaiA family ribosome-associated protein, which yields MKVNVQTPNFVADQKLINFIQKKMDKLEQFHDQIIYADIFLKVQKTSGRDNKIVEILLSIPGNELIVKKQAKSFEEGAYNCASSLERLLIRNKEKNRAVA from the coding sequence ATGAAAGTAAATGTTCAAACCCCAAACTTTGTAGCAGATCAAAAATTGATCAATTTTATTCAAAAGAAGATGGATAAGCTCGAACAATTTCACGATCAGATAATTTATGCTGATATTTTTTTAAAAGTTCAGAAAACTAGTGGTAGGGATAACAAAATTGTAGAAATTTTACTGAGTATTCCCGGTAACGAGTTGATTGTTAAAAAACAAGCTAAGTCTTTCGAGGAAGGTGCTTATAATTGTGCGAGCTCTTTAGAGCGTTTATTAATTAGAAATAAGGAAAAAAATAGA
- a CDS encoding tyrosine-type recombinase/integrase, translated as MNTKAFLDYLEFECNYSSHTILAYSGDINDFFQFIAIQYGVEDAKDVVYSYVRAYVAHLSERDLTHRSINRKIASLKAYFKFLQKIGDVEISPLAKHKSLKIKKEIQIPFSQSEVNAVLQGLGEADDFKSIRDFTIITLFYATGMRRSELINLKLSDIDFSTGTIKVLGKRNKERLIPLINWLENILKKYLSVRLVSWGSVDLPYLLLTDKGDKLYETFVYRIINRYFSEASKKTKTSPHMLRHTFATHLLNNGADLNAVKELLGHSSLAATQVYTHSSIAELGKVYKNAHPRNIKKQ; from the coding sequence ATGAACACAAAAGCCTTTTTAGATTATTTAGAATTTGAGTGTAATTACAGTTCGCATACAATCTTGGCTTATAGTGGCGATATAAATGATTTCTTTCAATTTATAGCCATTCAATATGGTGTTGAAGATGCTAAAGATGTTGTTTATTCTTATGTTAGAGCCTATGTCGCGCATCTTTCGGAAAGGGATTTAACTCACAGGAGTATTAATAGAAAAATAGCCTCGTTAAAGGCGTATTTTAAATTTCTACAAAAAATAGGTGATGTTGAAATTTCGCCATTGGCAAAACATAAATCTTTAAAAATAAAAAAAGAGATTCAGATTCCGTTTTCTCAAAGTGAAGTTAATGCTGTTCTCCAGGGTTTAGGTGAAGCAGATGATTTTAAATCAATCAGAGATTTTACAATAATAACGCTCTTTTATGCTACTGGAATGCGTAGAAGTGAATTAATAAATTTGAAACTTTCTGATATAGATTTTTCAACGGGCACAATTAAAGTACTTGGTAAAAGAAATAAAGAGCGATTAATACCTTTAATAAATTGGCTGGAGAATATTTTAAAAAAATATTTAAGTGTAAGGTTAGTAAGCTGGGGTTCAGTTGATTTGCCTTATTTGTTACTTACAGATAAGGGCGATAAATTGTATGAAACCTTTGTTTACCGAATTATAAATCGCTACTTTAGTGAAGCGTCTAAAAAAACAAAAACGAGTCCTCATATGCTTAGGCATACATTTGCAACTCATTTGCTTAATAATGGCGCAGATTTAAATGCTGTAAAAGAATTGTTAGGGCATTCTAGTCTGGCTGCAACTCAAGTTTATACACACTCAAGTATTGCAGAACTAGGTAAGGTTTATAAAAATGCACATCCTCGCAATATTAAAAAGCAGTAA